The following is a genomic window from Verrucomicrobiia bacterium.
GCTTTCCGGCGGGCAGCAGCAGCGGGTTGCCATCGCCCGGGCTTTGGGGATGAACCCCAAGATTATGCTTTTTGACGAGCCGACTTCGGCTTTGGATCCGGAAATGATTGGAGAAGTTTTGGACGTGATGAAAAAGCTGGCGAAGGAAGGGATGACGATGCTCGTTGTTTCACATGAAATCGGTTTTGCCCGGGAGGTGGCTCACCGGATGGTTTTTCTGGACGAAGGAAAAATCATCGAAGAAGGCCGGCCACAGGAGATTTTAAACAGCCAGAAAAACAAAAGAACGGCGGAATTTTTGGGGAAAGTGCTTTAAAAGAAAGAAACCTGAAGGTTACCTTCCCAAAAATAAGGTTTTCTCTTTGACAGTTCGTCCCAAAAAAGTTAATTTTCGGCCATGCAAGGGTCGTTGCGCAAAATGCTTTTGTGCATCTGGCTGAAGTGCCAGACCTGATATTCCTCCTCCGTGTCAGGGTTGGCTTCTGACACAATCATCTTTGTTCATCAAGCAAAATCAATAACCACTCCCCATTTATCCGTAGGCGGGGAGCAAAGACAGCGAGGAGGAAAAAATGTTTGTACAACCAAAAATTAAAACCCGGCTGCCGGGAGCCAAGTCGAAACGAATTATCAAACAGGACGAAACGTACGTTTCCCCGTCCTACACCCGCACCCATCCGGTGGTCATTGACAAAGGAGAGGGAGCGATGCTTTGGGATGTGGACGGCAACCGATTTCTGGATTTTCATTCCGGCATCGGAGTGACTTCCACCGGCAACGTGCATCCGCGCGTAGTGAATGCTGCTGTCCGGCAGATGAAACGCGCGATGCACGTCGCCACGGCCGATTTTTACCACCAGCCGGTGGCGGATTTGGCCAAAAAGATAACCTCTGTGGCGCCGATGAAAGGGCCGAAGCGGGTTTTCTTCACCAATTCCGGCACGGAAGCGGTGGAGGCGGCCTTTAAGCTGGCGCGCTACACCCGCAGGCGGCCGCGGACGATCGCCTTCATCAACGCTTTTCACGGAAGGACGATGGGGGCACTTTCACTGACCTGCAGCAAGCAGACCCAGCGAAAACGGTTCGCCCCCTTGGTTCCAGAAGTGACTCACGTTCCATACGCCTATTGTTACCGCTGTCCCTACAACTTGAGTTTTCCTTCCTGCAACTATCACTGCGTGCAGGTTATCGAGGATGTTTACTTGAACAAGGTAGCGCCGGCGGATGAAGTGGCGGCCTTGATTGTAGAGCCGATTCAGGGGGAGGGGGGGTACGTCGTACCGCCTCCCGATTATCACACGCGGCTGAAAAAGATGTGCGAAAAAAACGATATTCTTTTTATCGCCGATGAAGTGCAATCCGGGATGGGAAAAACCGGCAAAATGTTTGCCATCGAGCACTGGGGGGTTGCTCCGGACATCATTTCCACGGCCAAGGCCTTGGGCTCCGGGCTTCCCATTGGAGCCGCGATTGCCTCCGCCAAACTGATGAGTTGGGATCGGGGGGCCCATTCCACCACGTTTGGCGGCAATCCGGTCGCCTGCGCGGCAGCTTTGGAAACAATCAAACTCCTCGAAGGTGGGCTGATGAAAAATGCGGAGCGGGTGGGAAAGGTGATGATGGAGGAGCTGGTCCGTATGATGCACCGGCATGACATCATCGGGGACGTGCGGGGGAAGGGGCTGATGCTTGGGGCGGAAATTGTCCGGGACAAAAAGTCCAAAAAACCGGCGCCGGACTGGGCGGATGACATTATGATGGATGCGTTTCGCCGGGGACTGATGTTTTTGACCTGTGGCCCAAACACGCTACGCATCGTGCCCCCGCTGATAATTTCCGAGGAACAGGCGATGGCCGGGCTGGCCATTTTGGACAAAAGCATCACCGCAATAGAGTCCCAAAAGAAAAAGTAACGGCCTGAATGGCTAAGACGGCATCAAAAACAGCTGCCCGACGGGAAAGAAAGAAATCACCCCCCTGCGGGCATGCTCTTTTGGCGGAGGTATATCGGGGAGGCGTTGTCGAATCGAGGCATTTTGGCTCGGTGGCCGTTGTCGACGAGAACGGAAAACTGCGCTATGCCGCCGGAAATCCGCAACTCACCACTTTCTTCCGCTCCGCCTCCAAGCCGTTCCAGGTTTTGGCGCTGATTGAAGAGGGAGGGGTTGAGCGCTACGGTTTAACGCCGGAGGAGATTGCCATCATGGCGGGGTCGCATTCCGGCCAGCCGGAGCATGTCGAGGTCATTGACCAAATTTTGGCGAAAGTCGGGATAAGCGAGCCGGATTTACAATGCGGTGTCCAGACACCGCTCTATTTCAGTTCGCAGAACAGAACTCCGGAAGCGGGTCAGCCATTTGACCAGCGGCATCACAACTGCTCTGGCAAGCATTCGGGAATGATAGCCCTGGCAAAAATTCTTGGCGAGGATGTTTCCAACTATCTTAATCCCAAAGGCAAGACCCAGCGGCGGATAATGGAAGGGGTGGCGGCGGCGTGCCAGTTCCCCGCCCCACAAATGGCAGTTTCCACGGACGGTTGTTCGGCCCCCAACCCGGCTGTACCACTTTACCATATGGCATGGGGTTTTGCGCGATTGGCCTCCGCATCCCGACTCAAGGGAGCTTTTAGCCGGGCGCTGCAAAAAGTGCTGGAGGCGATGCAGCGTTACCCGCTCATGGTTTCGGGAGAAAAAAGGCTGGATTATCTTCTTGCGAAAACCTTCAATGGCAAGATTGTTGCCAAGGCGGGAGCCGAGGCGGTCGAATGTCTTGGATTGACGGACAGGGGGTGGGGCGTGGCTGTCAAAATTGACGATGGATCGCAACGAGGAATGGCGCCCGTGGTTTTTTCTGTTTTGAATCAATTGGGATACCGGTTTAATAAAAAAGGGTTGG
Proteins encoded in this region:
- a CDS encoding asparaginase: MAKTASKTAARRERKKSPPCGHALLAEVYRGGVVESRHFGSVAVVDENGKLRYAAGNPQLTTFFRSASKPFQVLALIEEGGVERYGLTPEEIAIMAGSHSGQPEHVEVIDQILAKVGISEPDLQCGVQTPLYFSSQNRTPEAGQPFDQRHHNCSGKHSGMIALAKILGEDVSNYLNPKGKTQRRIMEGVAAACQFPAPQMAVSTDGCSAPNPAVPLYHMAWGFARLASASRLKGAFSRALQKVLEAMQRYPLMVSGEKRLDYLLAKTFNGKIVAKAGAEAVECLGLTDRGWGVAVKIDDGSQRGMAPVVFSVLNQLGYRFNKKGLEDYISIPLKNYRQTLIGKIEAAVELSKAK
- a CDS encoding acetyl ornithine aminotransferase family protein — protein: MFVQPKIKTRLPGAKSKRIIKQDETYVSPSYTRTHPVVIDKGEGAMLWDVDGNRFLDFHSGIGVTSTGNVHPRVVNAAVRQMKRAMHVATADFYHQPVADLAKKITSVAPMKGPKRVFFTNSGTEAVEAAFKLARYTRRRPRTIAFINAFHGRTMGALSLTCSKQTQRKRFAPLVPEVTHVPYAYCYRCPYNLSFPSCNYHCVQVIEDVYLNKVAPADEVAALIVEPIQGEGGYVVPPPDYHTRLKKMCEKNDILFIADEVQSGMGKTGKMFAIEHWGVAPDIISTAKALGSGLPIGAAIASAKLMSWDRGAHSTTFGGNPVACAAALETIKLLEGGLMKNAERVGKVMMEELVRMMHRHDIIGDVRGKGLMLGAEIVRDKKSKKPAPDWADDIMMDAFRRGLMFLTCGPNTLRIVPPLIISEEQAMAGLAILDKSITAIESQKKK